CGCCATCTTGGTCGTCGCCATGTGCGCAAAGACCAAAGTGTCGGCACTGTGCATGAAGATCCCCGATAGTTGATTGCAGCCCGTATTGCCGGTCAGGCTGGTGTCATCCGCGCCGAGCTTGATGAATATCGGCTGCGCGACATCGGGCACAATGACGGCGCCGGCCAGTTCGGTCAGAACCCAGGTCCTGTCGGTGATCGAAGCAGTCGCGGCGGTGGTCTGCGCGGGCGCCGACTGCGCGGGTTGCTCGGTGGTCTCGGATTTCTTCTGACAGCCCCACAGCGCCAGCAACAAAGCGGCGCAAAGAATGATCCGGCTCATGGCATTCCTCCTTGAACGAATTGCGGTGATCTCTGCCAATCGTCGCGAGTTTTGTGCCGTAATACAAGAGAATATGAAAGAATCCATTTTCAAGAAGAGGAGATTTTCGTGATTCGTAAAGCATCCGCCATCTGGAAGGGCGATCTCAAGAGCGGCAAAGGGACAGTCTCGACCGAGACACACGTGCTCAATAACACGCCGTATTCGTTCAGCTCGCGTTTCGAGTCGGGTACCGGTACCAATCCGGAGGAACTGATCGGCGCGGCGCACGCGGGATGTTTCTCGATGGCGTTCTCGGCCGGGCTCGCCAACAGCGGCTTTGTGCCCGACCAGGTCAGCACCACTGCCAATGTCCACTTCGAGAAAGTCGGCGACGGCTTCAAGATCACGCTGATCGATCTGGAGTGCGAAGCGCGTGTGCCGAAGATCGACGAGGCCAAGTTTCAGGAAATCGCCGCCGCCTCCAAGACCGGCTGTCCGATTTCGAAAGCGCTGGCCGCGACGGAGATCAAGTTGACGGCGAAGCTGCTGAAGTAGATCGTCGCAGCGACGGAGTTATGAACGGACGGCTTGAAGGGCTGTCCGTTTTTTGTTTAGTGGTGGCGAGATGAGGGGCTGGTTCTTCAGGTGTGGATACACAGGACGCGGCGAGGAAAGAATACAACCCCCTAAGCCCTCTTTGCTAACTCTGGCGGTGGAAAGTCGGAGATCGAGGGTGTGTGCCGACGCGGGAGGCGTGCGCCCTCACCCCCGGCCCCTCTCCCAGGAGGAGAGGGGAGATAGTGTCATTCCCGCGGAGGCGGGAATCCAGGTTGGCTGGAGTTGCTGAGAGCAAGCAGAAAAGCGGCAGGTCACAACCCCGCGCGAAAGAGTACCGAGGAGATCGCGACGACAGAGGCGCGCGGGATCAAGACCTGCCGCAGCGACGGGAGGAGTTTGCCGACTGAAGTCGGCACCACAGGGGGTGAGAGAGATTCGGGTGGACACTGCTTCGTCGCAGTGGAGGATGGAGGGAGTGCTAAGGTCACGTTCGCTCCTCGCAATGACCCATTGCGGGCGCATGGTGGAACAGTGGCAAATCTTATGCGAGCGGGCGACGAGGGATATAACACCCTGAGAGCTTTGCGAGGGAATTCACATCGGCGAATGGCGCAGGTCAGCGTCAGGATCGCAGGGATCCTGACCTACAAGCGGATGCACCGAGTGCAGCGTCAGGATCGCAGGGATCCTGACCTGCCAGCGGATACACCGAGTGCGGCGTCAGGATCGCAGGGATCCTGACCTACCAACGGATGCACCGAGCGTAGCGTCAGGATCGCGGGGATCCTGACCCACGAACCTACATGGCTCCCAACGATTCCAAGTACGCCAGTACTGGTTGTGCCGGCTCGCCGCCCTTGCGCGCATGATGAATCAGCGACAGGCCGTGCGGTCCCTTGCAGTTGATCAACGCCGGATAGGCCGTCAGAAAATTCTTCACGATTTCCAGATGCCCGAGCATCGCCGCCATGAACATCGTCGGCCGCGCGCCTTGCTCGAGCAGATAGAGTGCGATTTCGCGATTACCGACGTGCGAGGCGCCCTCGATCCCGCTTTCATAGTCGCCGCCGCCCCAGTCCCAAACGGAGTTGAGCAGTGCCGGCTGGAAGGCCAGAAGCTGCTTGACGGCATCCAGATTGCCATGAGCAACCGTAACGAACTCCTTGACCAGCGTGGCCTCGATTTGCGGCCCCTTGTCGACTTTCGGCTTCTTGGTTGTGGCAGTCGTATCCGCCGGGATGGTTTGCGCAAGCAATGCCCCCGAACCGCCGGCCAGAATGATTGCACCGCCGGCGGCCGTCGAGCGCAAGAGCGCCCGGCGCTGCCAGTCAAATTGGGGATCGAATGAGAAACGCATCACCACTTCTCCTAACATGGATCGATTAAGTTTAGTAAGAAGTTACGGATTTCCCGTCACAAAGTTCGCCGGATTTCCCTGCCGATGGACGATCACGGTCGTTGCAGGAGCGTGTACATGCCGAACAGATCGGTGGCGAGATTCATCTGCGTGTCCCAGCCCAAGGCTTTGGCCATAGTATGCGCGAATTCGGTGTCGTTGATATCGAACGCGAGCACCTTGAAACCGATCTTCTCGTAGAGCCCCCGGTCAAAGGGTGAGCGGCCATCCGACCACGGGATGTATTTCTCGGCATCGGGGGGCGTGTACTTCGGATGGAGATTGTAAATCATGAAGAAGCCGCCCGGCTTGAGCAAATCGTAGACGCGCTGGACAAAGGTGGAGTCATCAACGCCGAGATGCACCAGCATGCGCGGATCAACTTCTTTCTCGGGATGGATGTACCCGCGCTTGAGGGTGTTCTTGGAGATGAACAGATCGTAGCCGCCTCCGAGCGCGCGCGTCATTCCGGTGTCGGTTGGAAACGAGCCGAAGTACAGATTGACGCGGCCCGATGCGGACTTGCCGACGGGGGCAACCGCACCGGTGTCGCTGGGCGCGCTATAGAGGGCGCGCAGCAGCGGTTCGACCTCGATGCCATGAACTTCGGCACCGCAGGATGCGAGCGCGCGCAATTGACCGATCGAGCCGAAGCCAAATTCGCAGATGCGGCCGCCCTCGAGCGACTCAAGACCGGCCCGACCGACAAGATCGAGGGCGCGGGAAAAGGCGACCGGCGTGCCGTACATCGTGAAGTAGTAGAAGTCCTCGCCGAACTCGCGCCGCAGATAGCCGGAAGTGGTGTCGAGGCCCTGAGCCGTGAATTGCGCTTCGGTGAGCGCATCTCGCTTGGCACGATTGTAGTACACGACGCGCGGAGAAGCGATCGCGGGCAAGGTGCTGTAACCGACCAGCAGGTTCCTGGCGATGGCGCTCTTAACGAGTGGCTGCATGGCCGCGGCATCGTGCTGGATTTGTTCGGTTGGTGTGAGAGCTGTGTCGGTTTGCGCGGCGGCTACGCTGAAGCTGAGTGCCGCCAGAACCAGCGTCAGAATCGCGAGCTCGCGGCAGTGAACTTGAATCGGCGATTTCATCGGTAACTCCTTACACAAAATCATCGTTTCCTGATGTACGAACGGGGCGCGGCGAGGTTGCGCATGGGAAATAGAAGGTGTCACACTGCGTGGCGCAAGCGATTCGTTCCGGCGGCAGGCACTGCAAGTGGCCGGCCCCGTG
This sequence is a window from Candidatus Zixiibacteriota bacterium. Protein-coding genes within it:
- a CDS encoding META domain-containing protein, which codes for MSRIILCAALLLALWGCQKKSETTEQPAQSAPAQTTAATASITDRTWVLTELAGAVIVPDVAQPIFIKLGADDTSLTGNTGCNQLSGIFMHSADTLVFAHMATTKMACAGAMERETQFLAALEAAVTFHLRNGDLELCDASGNVIVKFAGK
- a CDS encoding ankyrin repeat domain-containing protein, with amino-acid sequence MEATLVKEFVTVAHGNLDAVKQLLAFQPALLNSVWDWGGGDYESGIEGASHVGNREIALYLLEQGARPTMFMAAMLGHLEIVKNFLTAYPALINCKGPHGLSLIHHARKGGEPAQPVLAYLESLGAM
- a CDS encoding OsmC family protein, with the translated sequence MFVIRKASAIWKGDLKSGKGTVSTETHVLNNTPYSFSSRFESGTGTNPEELIGAAHAGCFSMAFSAGLANSGFVPDQVSTTANVHFEKVGDGFKITLIDLECEARVPKIDEAKFQEIAAASKTGCPISKALAATEIKLTAKLLK